A single window of candidate division WOR-3 bacterium DNA harbors:
- a CDS encoding class I SAM-dependent methyltransferase: MYAPFTRFARFYDRFMQRYVDYPDWVNYVLKIFRRFKVEPKTILDLACGTGIPTVILAEQGFRVIGVDRSKEMLAILLDKKGDLPIEVLCTDIRDFTLDQPVDAAICLYDSINYLLTEQDLERCFHCVAKALVPSGLFVFDMNTVYGLERHWGTRTVTRETPELVSIWQSRYDHETRISQLHLVFWEKMADGSLGEKHEEVHEERAYTQKEVRQALKSAGFDEIHFYHHGGFLPVGPLTTRMMVVAKKRL, from the coding sequence ATGTATGCACCATTTACCCGTTTTGCCCGTTTCTATGACAGATTTATGCAGCGCTATGTCGATTACCCCGATTGGGTAAACTATGTTTTAAAAATATTTAGGCGCTTCAAGGTTGAACCGAAAACCATTCTTGACCTCGCCTGTGGGACCGGAATTCCCACGGTGATATTGGCAGAACAGGGGTTTCGCGTTATCGGTGTTGACCGGTCCAAAGAGATGCTGGCAATACTATTGGATAAAAAAGGCGACCTGCCGATTGAGGTGCTTTGTACTGATATCAGAGACTTTACACTTGACCAGCCGGTGGATGCGGCAATCTGCCTTTACGACAGCATTAACTACCTCTTAACCGAACAGGACCTTGAGCGCTGTTTCCACTGCGTTGCGAAGGCGCTTGTCCCTTCCGGTCTTTTTGTCTTTGATATGAATACGGTTTACGGGCTGGAAAGGCACTGGGGAACAAGAACAGTCACCCGGGAAACACCGGAACTGGTCTCCATCTGGCAGAGCCGTTACGACCATGAGACCAGAATCTCCCAACTCCACCTTGTCTTCTGGGAGAAAATGGCAGATGGTTCTTTGGGCGAAAAGCACGAAGAGGTCCACGAGGAACGGGCGTATACTCAAAAGGAGGTGCGGCAGGCATTAAAAAGCGCCGGTTTTGATGAAATTCACTTTTATCATCATGGCGGTTTTCTGCCGGTTGGTCCTTTGACAACAAGGATGATGGTGGTGGCAAAAAAGAGGCTGTAG
- a CDS encoding endonuclease Q family protein codes for MRFIADLHIHSKFSRATSQDMEIPAIAKAAKQKGIKLMATGDFTHPEYFASLKRYLKPAGNGLYVYEDTYFIVNTEVNNIYSAGGRLRRIHNMIFAPSFESAQRITEMLGKYGKLDADGRPSLSLSSYDLVARLLEIEPKAFVVPAHIWTPWFSLYGANSGFDSFEECFGDLSDEVFAVETGLSSDPPMNWRLSALDKKTLISNSDAHSPSRLGREANVFNCELSYDEIRQVLKTKDKDKFLFTIEFFPEEGKYHYDGHRQCGVRLSPAQSIISGDICPVCGRRLTVGVLHRVEKLADRKPEEVPKDMIPFKHLVPLEEIIAEALGVGRDTGAVNKKYEEMIKGLGSEFEILMDVPVSEIARFGERIAQGVELMRKGEIIIEPGYDGVFGVVRVFSDSNKKQVAAPEAEKGQQLRLFG; via the coding sequence ATGCGTTTCATCGCCGATTTACACATCCATTCAAAATTCTCCCGGGCAACAAGCCAGGATATGGAAATCCCCGCAATTGCCAAAGCGGCAAAACAGAAGGGAATAAAACTGATGGCGACCGGCGATTTCACCCATCCAGAGTATTTTGCCTCATTGAAAAGGTATCTCAAGCCCGCAGGCAACGGTCTTTATGTTTATGAGGACACCTATTTCATTGTCAATACCGAGGTGAACAACATCTATTCGGCTGGAGGCAGGCTGCGCCGGATTCACAATATGATTTTTGCCCCGAGCTTTGAAAGCGCACAAAGAATTACCGAGATGTTAGGTAAATACGGCAAACTGGATGCGGACGGCAGACCCTCCCTAAGTCTATCAAGTTATGACCTGGTGGCACGACTATTGGAGATTGAACCCAAGGCTTTTGTCGTCCCCGCGCATATCTGGACACCCTGGTTTTCCCTTTACGGTGCCAATTCCGGCTTTGACTCCTTTGAGGAGTGTTTTGGCGACCTTTCGGATGAGGTCTTTGCGGTTGAGACCGGGCTTTCCTCTGACCCGCCGATGAACTGGCGCCTTTCGGCTTTGGATAAAAAAACGCTCATCTCCAACTCTGATGCCCATTCGCCAAGCCGGCTGGGCAGGGAGGCAAATGTTTTTAACTGTGAACTGAGTTACGATGAGATTCGGCAGGTGCTCAAAACAAAGGACAAGGATAAATTTCTTTTTACCATTGAGTTCTTTCCCGAAGAGGGCAAGTATCACTATGACGGGCACCGGCAGTGCGGGGTAAGGCTCTCACCAGCACAGTCGATAATCTCTGGTGACATCTGCCCGGTTTGCGGCAGGCGCCTGACCGTAGGGGTCTTGCACCGGGTTGAAAAACTTGCCGACCGCAAACCAGAAGAGGTGCCCAAGGATATGATTCCGTTTAAACACCTGGTGCCCTTAGAGGAGATAATCGCTGAGGCTTTAGGCGTGGGGCGAGATACTGGGGCGGTCAATAAAAAGTATGAGGAGATGATAAAAGGGCTGGGCAGCGAATTTGAGATTCTGATGGATGTTCCTGTAAGTGAGATTGCCCGTTTTGGAGAAAGGATTGCTCAGGGAGTAGAACTGATGCGCAAAGGCGAGATCATCATTGAACCGGGTTATGACGGGGTTTTCGGTGTTGTCCGGGTATTTTCCGATTCGAATAAAAAACAGGTGGCTGCTCCTGAGGCGGAAAAGGGGCAACAGCTCAGGCTTTTCGGCTGA
- a CDS encoding HIT domain-containing protein, whose translation MKKLWAPWRAEYLHCIGSSKGEKRCLFCVLKKGKQDRENLILYRGRLGFVVMNRFPYNSGHLMIAPFRHTANLEGLTTAEVAEIFQLMQKSIRILKQEFKPQGFNIGANLGTVAGAGVAGHIHFHIVPRWQGDTNFMPLLAETKVVSEHLQTTYERLVRHFTKMYKRGK comes from the coding sequence ATGAAAAAACTCTGGGCACCCTGGCGGGCAGAATACCTTCACTGCATCGGAAGTAGTAAGGGTGAGAAGCGATGCCTCTTCTGTGTTTTGAAGAAAGGCAAACAGGATAGAGAAAACCTGATTCTTTATCGGGGAAGGCTGGGTTTTGTGGTGATGAACAGGTTTCCATATAACAGTGGCCATCTAATGATTGCACCATTCCGCCATACCGCCAATCTCGAAGGGTTAACCACGGCAGAGGTAGCGGAGATTTTTCAGTTGATGCAGAAAAGCATCCGGATCCTGAAGCAGGAATTCAAACCCCAAGGGTTCAATATTGGCGCCAACCTTGGTACGGTTGCCGGTGCCGGTGTTGCCGGTCATATTCACTTCCATATCGTTCCCCGCTGGCAGGGTGATACCAACTTTATGCCACTCCTTGCCGAAACAAAGGTGGTGAGTGAGCATCTCCAAACCACCTATGAGCGCCTGGTAAGACATTTCACGAAAATGTACAAAAGAGGAAAATAG
- a CDS encoding HAD-IA family hydrolase: protein MKAVVFDVDNTLVDFNKWKDAAVEAAVMAMIDAGLDLTPAAAKKKVYEIYEEKGIEYQEVFNDFLKEILGYIDYRILASGIIAYRRAREGALVPYPHVHLALLKLFRMGLKLAVVSDAPRLQVWMRLVSLNVERFFDVVVTFDDTGKRKPAREPFAKVLELLQIAPAEAVMVGDWAERDIIGAKELGMITVFARYGDSFGTKNSGADYEINDILEIVPLIEKLNQAQQPI from the coding sequence GTGAAGGCGGTCGTTTTTGATGTTGACAACACCCTAGTTGATTTCAACAAATGGAAGGATGCGGCGGTTGAGGCGGCGGTGATGGCGATGATTGACGCCGGGCTGGATTTGACACCGGCTGCGGCAAAGAAAAAGGTCTACGAGATTTATGAGGAAAAGGGGATTGAGTATCAGGAGGTTTTTAACGACTTCCTCAAGGAGATTTTGGGCTACATTGACTACCGGATTTTGGCAAGCGGAATAATTGCCTATCGCCGGGCACGCGAAGGTGCGCTGGTGCCATATCCCCATGTCCATCTCGCCTTGCTCAAGCTCTTCCGGATGGGATTAAAACTGGCGGTTGTTTCTGATGCCCCAAGGCTACAGGTGTGGATGAGGTTGGTTTCGCTCAATGTCGAGCGCTTCTTTGATGTGGTCGTTACCTTTGATGATACCGGAAAGCGAAAACCGGCAAGGGAGCCATTTGCCAAGGTGTTAGAACTTTTACAGATTGCACCTGCAGAGGCGGTGATGGTTGGTGACTGGGCAGAGAGGGACATTATCGGCGCAAAGGAGTTGGGGATGATAACCGTTTTTGCCCGCTACGGTGACAGTTTTGGCACAAAGAATTCTGGTGCCGATTATGAGATTAATGACATCCTGGAAATTGTGCCTTTGATTGAAAAATTGAACCAAGCCCAACAGCCTATCTAA
- the acpS gene encoding holo-ACP synthase, with translation MAVFGIGIDLVEVKRIREAMESYGERFKKRVFTPREIEFCEGLTDKYPSYAARFAAKEAFSKALGTGLRGKISWQEIEICDNERTRPTIKVSGKAAEILKDRKVHLSLSHIAHYAAAVVVIEK, from the coding sequence ATGGCAGTTTTTGGTATCGGTATTGATTTGGTAGAGGTGAAACGCATCAGAGAGGCGATGGAGAGTTATGGCGAGCGGTTTAAAAAAAGGGTTTTTACACCCAGAGAAATTGAGTTTTGTGAAGGTCTTACTGATAAATACCCGTCCTATGCTGCCCGTTTTGCCGCCAAGGAGGCGTTTTCCAAAGCATTAGGAACTGGGCTCCGTGGAAAAATCTCCTGGCAGGAAATTGAGATCTGTGATAATGAGCGCACCCGACCAACTATTAAAGTATCGGGCAAAGCAGCAGAGATTTTAAAAGATCGAAAGGTTCATTTGAGCCTCAGCCACATTGCCCACTACGCCGCCGCGGTGGTAGTGATTGAAAAATAA